In Syntrophorhabdus sp., one genomic interval encodes:
- a CDS encoding hydrogenase iron-sulfur subunit, with translation MSTAKFKPRVLGFACNWUAYGAADLAGVSRLQYTTEMRIIRVMCSGRVDMGFVLRAFQNGIDGVFLGACHLGECNYITHGNYQAKNMVLLMRRIMEHVGLNPERLRINFMSGAEANVFTESVNDFVKTVKGLGPIGKGEGIEPGELKARLNDLKKLIPYFKMVNREKLASRLEGHDHEQEEKLFTKEEIDRQFADVYSYYIDHGKCQACMTCARRCPVDAIISVKQQIHIVDQDKCIKCGTCFEVCPPKFRAISKITGPVPPPPPEDKRAVIRKGKEEAAG, from the coding sequence ATGAGTACAGCAAAGTTTAAACCGAGAGTCCTGGGTTTCGCCTGCAACTGGTGAGCGTACGGCGCAGCTGACCTGGCTGGAGTCTCCAGACTGCAATATACAACTGAAATGAGAATCATCCGCGTCATGTGTTCCGGACGGGTGGACATGGGATTTGTGCTCAGGGCCTTCCAGAACGGAATAGACGGTGTCTTCCTGGGTGCGTGCCACCTTGGCGAGTGCAACTACATCACCCACGGGAACTACCAGGCCAAGAACATGGTGCTCCTCATGAGGAGGATCATGGAACACGTCGGCCTCAACCCCGAGAGGCTCCGGATCAACTTCATGTCCGGTGCCGAGGCGAACGTCTTCACCGAATCCGTCAACGACTTTGTCAAGACGGTAAAGGGCCTTGGCCCCATCGGCAAGGGCGAGGGCATCGAGCCCGGGGAACTGAAGGCCCGCCTTAATGACCTCAAGAAGCTCATCCCCTACTTCAAGATGGTAAACCGCGAGAAGCTCGCCTCCCGTCTTGAGGGTCACGACCACGAACAGGAGGAGAAGCTCTTCACGAAGGAGGAGATAGACAGGCAGTTCGCAGATGTCTACTCCTACTACATCGACCACGGGAAGTGCCAGGCCTGCATGACCTGCGCGAGACGCTGCCCCGTCGATGCGATCATAAGCGTGAAGCAGCAGATCCACATCGTCGACCAGGACAAGTGCATAAAGTGCGGGACCTGCTTCGAGGTCTGTCCTCCCAAGTTCCGTGCCATATCGAAGATCACCGGGCCCGTACCGCCCCCTCCCCCCGAGGACAAGAGGG
- a CDS encoding CoB--CoM heterodisulfide reductase iron-sulfur subunit A family protein gives MVVGGGISGIQASLDLATAGFRVYLVEKSPSIGGHMAQLDKTFPTNDCSMUILAPKLVEVGRHPNIEVLTYTEVDSVEGQAGDFNVTLLRKPRYIREDKCTGCTVCVEYCPAKYPDQYNQDISMNKAVHVYFAQAIPLITYIDESCLYLKEKKCRICEAVCKNDAIDLNQQPRKEEINVGAIILAPGFEPFDPKVREEYRYGEFQNVVTSMDYERLLCSTGPYGGEILRKSDLRHPHNVAWIQCIGSRQVIEGGNSYCSAVCCTYTQKQVILTKDHDADAKCTIFHNDVRAYGKDFERYYERTEALPGIRFFRSYPSIVKEDPVTHNVTIRYSTPEEGVIEEEFDMVVLSIGMNPPKGVEDMAKQYGIELESHDFCKLDPRNPMITNRPGIFVSGALQGPIDIPESVFSASGAGSQIGEMLDYRRGNLSKERIYPEERDVSQEEPRVGVFVCHCGANIGRIVNVPGTVEYCKTLPNVVYAQEQLFSCATNSAREITDKIKEEGLNRVVVAACSPRTLEPLFRDTLREAGINQYYYEMANIREHNSWVHQKEKEEATEKAHDIIRMSVARACQLAPLQEFDLPVDKRALVVGGGIAGMNAALSIANQGHEVYLIEKEKELGGIARRIHTTLQGLDVQEYLRDLKAKVYKHQLIHVYHNATITEATGYVGNFVTTVESDRGTTAIKHGASVLAIGVDMYTPTEYLYGEDERVLTHLELEERITANDEKVVNAQSLVMIQCVGCRNEDRNYCSRICCSESIKNSLLLKEKNPDMDIYVLFRDVRTYGFNEDYYRLAADKGVRFIRYEPQDPPVVEPGKAEDKRPVLKVTATDYILGKKLELDADIIALAAAVIPSAATKEVAGQFKVTLSPDGFFKEAHVKLRPVEFATDGVYLCGLAHYPKFIQETINQSYGAAGRALTLLSHDIVVASGSVCAVNEKQCMGCGACVEVCTYGALELKETKQGKKVVVNPVLCKGDGLCNTKCPTGAIQLRHFTDEEVISEIDVVVPEDEILKQIDAAAAADA, from the coding sequence ATGGTCGTCGGCGGGGGCATAAGCGGCATCCAGGCGTCCCTGGACCTCGCGACCGCCGGCTTTCGGGTGTACCTCGTCGAGAAGTCCCCGTCGATCGGCGGCCACATGGCCCAGCTCGACAAGACCTTCCCGACCAACGACTGCTCGATGTGAATTCTCGCACCCAAGCTGGTCGAGGTCGGCCGGCATCCCAACATCGAAGTACTTACCTATACCGAGGTTGACAGTGTCGAGGGGCAGGCGGGAGACTTCAACGTAACGCTCCTGAGAAAACCCCGCTATATCAGGGAAGACAAGTGCACGGGCTGCACCGTCTGCGTGGAGTACTGCCCGGCGAAGTACCCGGACCAGTACAACCAGGACATATCGATGAACAAGGCGGTCCACGTCTACTTCGCGCAGGCCATCCCGCTCATCACCTACATAGACGAGAGCTGCCTCTACCTGAAAGAAAAGAAATGCCGCATCTGCGAGGCGGTCTGTAAGAACGACGCCATCGATCTCAACCAGCAGCCGAGAAAGGAAGAGATCAACGTGGGCGCCATCATCCTCGCCCCGGGCTTCGAGCCCTTCGACCCGAAGGTCCGCGAGGAGTACCGCTACGGCGAGTTCCAGAACGTTGTCACGAGCATGGACTACGAGAGGCTCCTGTGCTCCACCGGCCCCTACGGCGGCGAGATACTCCGCAAGTCCGACCTGAGGCACCCCCACAACGTCGCCTGGATCCAGTGCATCGGCTCCCGCCAGGTGATAGAGGGCGGCAACAGCTACTGCTCCGCGGTCTGCTGCACCTACACCCAGAAGCAGGTCATCCTGACGAAGGACCACGACGCCGACGCGAAGTGCACGATCTTCCACAACGACGTGCGCGCCTACGGCAAGGACTTCGAGCGCTACTACGAGAGGACCGAGGCCCTCCCCGGCATCCGCTTCTTCAGGAGCTACCCCTCGATCGTTAAAGAAGACCCGGTGACGCACAACGTCACCATCCGCTACTCCACCCCCGAGGAGGGGGTCATCGAGGAAGAGTTCGACATGGTCGTCCTCTCCATCGGCATGAACCCGCCGAAGGGCGTCGAGGATATGGCGAAGCAGTACGGCATCGAGCTCGAGTCCCACGACTTCTGCAAGCTCGACCCCAGGAACCCCATGATAACGAACCGCCCGGGCATCTTCGTCTCCGGTGCCCTCCAGGGCCCCATCGACATCCCCGAGTCGGTCTTCAGCGCCTCCGGCGCCGGAAGCCAGATCGGCGAGATGCTGGACTACCGCCGCGGCAACCTCTCGAAGGAGAGGATATACCCCGAAGAGAGGGACGTGTCCCAGGAGGAGCCCAGGGTGGGCGTCTTCGTCTGCCACTGCGGCGCCAACATCGGCAGGATCGTCAACGTCCCCGGCACGGTGGAATACTGCAAGACACTCCCCAACGTCGTCTACGCCCAGGAGCAGCTCTTCTCCTGCGCCACCAACTCGGCGAGGGAGATAACGGACAAGATAAAGGAAGAGGGCCTAAACCGCGTGGTCGTCGCCGCATGCTCCCCGAGGACCTTGGAGCCGCTCTTCCGCGACACCCTGCGCGAGGCGGGGATCAACCAGTACTACTACGAGATGGCCAACATCCGGGAGCACAACTCCTGGGTCCACCAGAAGGAGAAGGAAGAGGCCACCGAGAAGGCCCATGACATCATCAGGATGTCCGTTGCACGGGCCTGCCAGCTCGCGCCCCTCCAGGAGTTCGACCTGCCCGTCGACAAGAGGGCGCTCGTCGTCGGAGGCGGCATCGCCGGCATGAACGCCGCCCTGTCCATAGCGAACCAGGGCCACGAGGTCTACCTCATCGAGAAGGAAAAGGAGCTGGGCGGCATCGCGAGGAGGATCCACACGACCCTCCAGGGCCTCGACGTCCAGGAGTACTTAAGGGACCTGAAGGCGAAGGTCTACAAACACCAGCTCATCCACGTCTACCACAACGCGACCATCACGGAGGCGACGGGCTACGTCGGCAACTTCGTGACAACGGTTGAGTCCGACCGGGGCACCACCGCGATAAAGCACGGCGCCTCCGTCCTCGCCATCGGCGTCGACATGTACACCCCCACGGAGTACCTCTACGGCGAGGATGAAAGGGTACTGACCCACCTCGAGCTGGAGGAGAGGATAACGGCAAACGACGAGAAGGTGGTCAATGCCCAGAGCCTCGTCATGATCCAGTGCGTGGGCTGCCGCAACGAGGACCGCAACTACTGCTCGAGGATATGCTGCAGCGAGTCCATCAAGAACTCCCTGCTCCTCAAGGAGAAGAACCCCGACATGGACATCTACGTCCTCTTCAGGGACGTCAGGACCTACGGGTTCAACGAAGACTACTACCGCCTGGCCGCCGACAAGGGCGTCAGGTTCATCCGCTACGAACCGCAAGACCCGCCCGTTGTCGAACCCGGCAAGGCAGAGGACAAGCGGCCCGTCCTCAAGGTCACCGCGACGGACTACATCCTCGGCAAGAAGCTCGAGCTCGACGCCGACATCATAGCGCTGGCGGCCGCGGTCATCCCCTCGGCGGCGACGAAGGAAGTGGCCGGCCAGTTCAAGGTCACCCTCTCCCCCGACGGCTTCTTCAAGGAGGCCCACGTGAAGCTGCGCCCCGTCGAGTTTGCGACGGACGGCGTCTACCTCTGCGGGCTTGCCCACTATCCGAAGTTCATCCAGGAGACGATCAACCAGTCCTACGGGGCGGCCGGAAGGGCCCTTACCCTCCTGTCCCACGATATCGTCGTGGCATCGGGGAGCGTCTGCGCCGTCAACGAGAAACAGTGCATGGGCTGCGGGGCATGCGTCGAGGTCTGCACCTACGGCGCGCTCGAGCTCAAGGAGACGAAGCAGGGCAAGAAGGTCGTCGTCAACCCCGTTCTCTGTAAAGGGGACGGACTGTGCAACACCAAGTGTCCCACGGGGGCGATCCAGCTCAGGCACTTCACCGATGAAGAGGTCATAAGCGAGATCGACGTAGTCGTCCCCGAGGACGAGATCTTAAAACAGATCGACGCGGCAGCAGCCGCCGATGCGTAA